The following proteins come from a genomic window of Solea solea chromosome 3, fSolSol10.1, whole genome shotgun sequence:
- the LOC131456357 gene encoding CXXC-type zinc finger protein 5-like — protein sequence MSGMTSGVCVESDLSSMLQRSSAPSHHHPNHHVYSGQGQVSSLAPMLDYTTEMDRYRSSIANFYKTNVNMNMNVTNFPQSAKLAARLAAAAPIFPPAAARLGTMATAPWGCHDNMNMNHPAAMFWSRPKPVAAAPTHHHHHHPSATQGHVPSSHPHSTSMHHGGAGSGGAAGRSGGSGEGGGAEKHGHSASSLPVTQGTAHHHPMAPSNANFLPGYSSGADCGIMNKQGHAHPDMMALTEAGSCNGGGVMGSSFLGGLGLPPGVIVMAMGSAGGGISDASSAFQMTGGQRALTDCQQHANSSPCPSSASPSSSVVTAGGVALSTSSSAASGAVAKRKRKRCGVCGPCRRLINCGVCSSCRNRKTGHQICKFRKCEELKKKPGGGGGALERPPSVPTGEAFRWFF from the exons atgTCGGGTATGACGAGTGGCGTGTGCGTGGAGAGCGACCTCTCCTCGATGCTACAgagaagctccgccccctcccaCCATCACCCGAATCACCACGTCTACAGCGGACAGGGACAG GTTTCGAGTTTGGCTCCAATGCTGGACTACACCACAGAGATGGACCGCTACCGCTCGTCCATCGCCAACTTCTACAAAACCAACgtcaacatgaacatgaacgtCACAAACTTTCCTCAGTCGgccaaactggcggcccgtTTGGCGGCTGCCGCCCCCATTTTCCCACCCGCCGCCGCCAGGCTGGGCACCATGGCGACGGCGCCTTGGGGCTGCCACgacaacatgaacatgaaccacCCGGCGGCCATGTTCTGGAGCCGGCCCAAACCTGTGGCGGCGGCGCCGAcgcaccaccaccatcaccatcccTCTGCGACACAGGGTCACGTGCCCTCCTCACACCCCCACAGTACCAGCATGCACCACGGCGGTGCGGGGTCGGGAGGGGCTGCAGGGAGAAGTGGAGGGAGCGGCGAGGGGGGCGGAGCTGAAAAACACGGACACAGCGCCTCCTCACTTCCTGTAACGCAGGGAACGGCCCACCATCACCCCATGGCGCCTAGCAATGCAAACTTTCTCCCCGGTTACAGCAGCGGCGCCGACTGTGGGATTATGAACAAGCAGGGACACGCCCACCCGGACATGATGGCCCTAACAGAGGCCGGGAGCTGCAATGGAGGCGGGGTGATGGGCAGTAGCTTCCTGGGGGGGCTAGGATTACCCCCCGGGGTCATCGTCATGGCAATGGGTTCGGCAGGGGGCGGGATCTCAGATGCGAGTAGCGCTTTCCAAATGACGGGCGGCCAGCGTGCGCTAACGGACTGCCAGCAGCACGCCAACTCCTCCCCGTGCCCCTCCTCCGCCTCGCCCTCGTCGTCGGTGGTGACGGCAGGGGGCGTCGCCCTGTCAACGTCGTCCTCGGCGGCGTCGGGGGCGGTGGCCAAGAGGAAGCGGAAGCGGTGCGGTGTGTGCGGGCCGTGCAGGAGGCTGATCAACTGCGGCGTCTGCTCGTCCTGCCGCAACCGGAAGACGGGTCACCAGATCTGCAAGTTCAGGAAGTGCGAAGAGCTGAAGAAGAAGccggggggaggagggggggcgCTCGAG CGTCCTCCGTCTGTCCCGACTGGCGAAGCCTTCCGTTGGTTCTTCTGA
- the LOC131456301 gene encoding serine/arginine repetitive matrix protein 2-like, with protein MPLTVRNSAGRRRKKTPDEKRPGESTSSQVMAPTRMKLRVRRRNGAAGGSQPAEEEERSRESRSSRRKTANNAASTSAAATAADTTSPPSTSTTTASTSTRAMVAAEDASPDSKCPICLDRFNNLAYLDRCLHRFCFPCIQEWSHNKAECPLCKQPFTSILHSVRAEDDFKEYTLRPPPASSSVAATVAMVAAMVSAARNDPRMLRLMLRRNRTADGGESLIRRTRRERGGRGGRGAGVWEMYFDSPTLPLASLSPNLTAAEDGGEGEELGRQTNRRRPDPGRGVIFDGLTGPRPTRTHNDRTYRRLMTRLVARRRQQQEGGAVRRLRERETVAFRRGLYRCGIRVHGVAGVNDNQAQQCDISAESFRHNPAHLNKLRPWLRRELTVLYGAHNSLVDIVQRIIMAQLSRHGLEDTPTIEDELRPFLLARTDHFLHELVSFARSPLTLENYDLQAVYEPPAAAMELEGMSSPSDSSSVIAISEGEEEEGPVGGRSAEGMVASAHDDDDVIQAGSCLSLSAWDDETPGPSYSTAEPSCSLTPLTPNSAHQGAANEEGEKAEECLIVGYKKPIAERTPELVQLSSDTEEDEVKAKKEESADKAPPLPSTTTSPPLSIPPSTSSAFREEQDESLKEKADGAAACRSRARSWSASSGRSHESVSSLSPSERCQDWMQQGGDNRRRRKKRRRTQEKSGTLYNPNRSIYPAMLCRRPHTPSPFHSSVESGSPLPPSPLDSSWDFNCSSLSSSPSHASSPLCLSPQQSSPQTPPTPSLSPSDAHNREKPGGKRKYKSRHLDSNDKDPTWRPSGGHQQERRRDSESKKRKTRARDGRRRRRRKESGGYHGDSSRKCRDDRSPSVEIVYERSCAAAPPPSRKRRRKGHRNTQHSSSPVIITLDSDSSRDALNSSSSPLSSQQTVDFSDLPPLPLVHSDGMGGALDEEIGELPINILDRGSDGSEAEPPGLRETMCPIDVGSNSNSDRDIDVENDDGDRPSSSVHEPIRAAEQRAPAARNKCNRRKSTGKKGGGDCPATNLHKSASPSDSRLLAAILEDLKGIVAPKRDLSLTFDSSHSPDSGRRRSRNPCKANRTHSKPDTAGDPELKDQSQDSELPTCSSSAPSLSPPQQTRRMDVPPLLKRASPVRSHNRNTPPPLKHKDAGTPQLSPVAALFSEADSHDSNLTPPLTESRLPTGDDVIPPISTLKKHFAGSLALRGVSGSAGGPATPADISNHKPPVDYRSSFGSDDSSANIGSLLLPISFYSPSLHSSCDGWPSQSLRFPPVNFLPANSVSPVNFHSMEPGWSKLPHANYTSVGHGEKTAGLSSSRVPPDDFHGARDAAAGSGVSNDVSSTLLASTVEARTHNSSSPVEDLSSRSRSPGEFHSMEPRWSRPAHTDSTSVSHGKKTVGLSSSRVPPDDFHVARSKGAGDTAAGSGVSNNVSSTLLALTVEARTHDSSSPVDSHSSSKGDNLSQRVRSPERTVHSSSAASDGLTGGRTSSTVNHEGHLPPNASLNSHITPSQREGRLNHAALPSSVFDLVTAEDDSQSERVADSQPKLHNHFDAKSVSQVPVDALSEQNLAMDSKSSHGDFEKDGRVPNSDASGGARSDSVAR; from the exons ATGCCGCTCACGGTGCGGAATTCTgccgggaggaggaggaagaaaaccCCGGATGAGAAGAGACCCGGGGAGTCGACTTCTTCTCAG GTGATGGCGCCGACCCGCATGAAGCTCCGCGTGCGTCGCCGTAACGGCGCAGCAGGAGGCAGTCAGccggcagaggaagaggagaggagtcGAGAGAGCCGCAGCAGCCGGAGGAAAACCGCCAACAACGCTGCTTCCACCTccgctgctgctactgctgctgacaCCACCTCCCCTCCCTCAACCTCCACCACCACGGCCTCAACCTCGACTCGGGCAATGGTGGCGGCAGAGGACGCGTCGCCCGACTCCAAGTGCCCCATCTGCCTGGACCGCTTCAACAACCTGGCGTACCTGGACCGCTGCCTGCACCGCTTCTGCTTCCCCTGCATCCAGGAGTGGTCGCACAACAAGGCGGAGTGTCCGCTCTGCAAGCAGCCCTTCACCTCCATCCTGCACTCGGTCCGCGCCGAGGACGACTTCAAGGAGTACACGCTGCGGCCGCCGCCCGCCAGCAGCAGCGTGGCGGCCACCGTGGCCATGGTGGCGGCGATGGTGTCGGCCGCCAGGAACGACCCGCGCATGCTGCGTCTGATGCTGAGGAGGAACAGGACGGCGGACGGAGGCGAGAGTCTCatcaggaggacgaggagggagCGGGGGGGACGAGGAGGCAGGGGCGCTGGGGTGTGGGAGATGTACTTTGACTCTCCGACTCTTCCTCTCGCTTCTCTGTCTCCTAATCTCACTGCTGCAGAGGACGGAGGCGAGGGGGAGGAGCTGGGGCGACAGACAAACAGGAGGCGGCCGGATCCGGGGCGTGGGGTAATTTTCGATGGACTCACGGGCCCCAGGCCGACGAGGACGCACAACGACCGCACATATCGGCGGCTGATGACGCGCCTCGTGGCAAGACGCCGCCAGCAGCAAGAGGGCGGGGCTGTGCGGCGgctcagggagagagagacggtggCTTTCCGCCGCGGCCTGTACCGCTGTGGAATACGGGTCCACGGTGTCGCCGGGGTCAACGACAACCAAGCACAACAGTGTGACATCTCAGCAGAGAGTTTCCGCCACAACCCCGCCCACCTTAACAAACTCCGCCCCTGGCTGCGGCGGGAGCTCACGGTGCTGTACGGCGCTCACAACTCTCTGGTCGACATCGTCCAGCGCATTATCATGGCACAGCTCTCCCGCCACGGACTGGAGGACACGCCCACCATCGAAGACGAGCTGCGGCCGTTCCTGCTGGCTCGCACCGACCACTTCCTGCACGAGCTGGTCAGCTTCGCTCGCTCGCCGCTCACACTGGAAAACTACGACCTGCAGGCGGTGTACGAGCCGCCCGCCGCCGCCATGGAGCTGGAGGGGATGAGCAGCCCCTCGGACAGCAGCTCTGTCATCGCTATTTCTGAgggcgaggaagaggaggggccTGTGGGAGGAAGGTCAGCGGAGGGAATGGTGGCGAGcgctcatgatgatgatgatgtcatccaaGCAGGAAGCTGCCTCAGCCTGTCAGCGTGGGATGATGAAACGCCAGGCCCCTCCTACTCCACCGCAGAGCCGTCATGTTCTCTCACCCCGCTGACGCCTAACTCCGCCCATCAGGGCGCAGCCaatgaggagggagagaaggcgGAGGAGTGTTTGATTGTCGGGTACAAGAAGCCGATCGCGGAACGAACTCCCGAGCTGGTGCAGCTCTCCTCCGACACCGAGGAAGACGAAGTCAAGGCCAAAAAGGAGGAGTCAGCTGATAAGGCTCCACCCctcccctccaccaccacctctcctcctctctcaatACCTCCGTCTACATCCAGCGCCTTCCGGGAGGAGCAGGACGAATCGCTAAAGGAGAAAGCCGACGGGGCGGCGGCTTGTCGATCACGTGCACGCTCATGGTCGGCGAGTTCGGGAAGAAGTCACGAGTCTGTGAGCTCACTCAGCCCGAGCGAGCGTTGCCAGGACTGGATGCAACAAGGCGGcgacaacaggaggaggaggaagaagaggaggaggacgcagGAGAAGAGCGGCACGCTCTACAACCCGAACCGCTCCATTTATCCCGCCATGCTGTGCCGCCGCCCCCACACGCCCTCACCGTTTCACTCCAGCGTCGAGTCCGGCTCACCGCTGCCGCCCAGTCCACTGGACTCCAGCTGGGACTTCAACTGCTCCTCGCTCAGCTCCTCGCCGTCCCACGCTTCCTCGCCCCTCTGCCTGTCCCCGCAGCAGTCCTCGCCACAGACGCCACCGACGCCCTCGCTCTCGCCGAGCGACGCCCACAACAGGGAGAAACCCGGCGGGAAGAGGAAGTACAAGAGCCGCCACCTGGACAGCAACGACAAGGACCCGACCTGGAGGCCCAGCGGCGGCCATCAGCAGGAGAGGAGGCGGGACAGCGAgagcaagaagaggaagacgagggcGAGAGACGGCAGGAGAAGGCGGCGGAGGAAGGAGAGCGGCGGTTACCACGGCGACAG cagcaggaagtgcAGAGACGACCGCAGTCCCAGCGTGGAGATCGTCTACGAGCGCAGCTGCGCCGCGGCGCCGCCTCCTTCACGCAAACGCCGCAGGAAAGGCCATCGCAACACGCAACACAGCAG cTCTCCTGTGATCATCACGCTCGACAGCGACAGCAGCCGCGACGCcctcaacagcagcagcagtccgcTCAGCAGCCAGCAGACCGTCGACTTCTCcgacctccctcctctcccgtTGGTCCATTCCGACGGCATGGGCGGGGCTTTGGATGAAGAGATCGGCGAGCTTCCCATCAACATCCTCGACCGGGGGTCTGATGGGTCGGAGGCGGAGCCGCCGGGTCTGCGAGAGACCATGTGTCCCATCGACGTCGGgagcaacagcaacagtgaTCGTGACATCGATGTCGAGAACGACGATGGCGACAGACCGTCTTCAAGTGTACACGAGCCAATCAGAGCGGCCGAACAACGAGCACCGGCTGCTCGTAATAAGTGTAATCGCAGAAAATCAACAGGGAAAAAGGGGGGCGGCGACTGTCCCGCAACAAATCTTCACAAAAGCGCCTCGCCCTCCGACAGCCGTCTGCTCGCTGCCATTCTTGAAGACCTGAAGGGAATTGTCGCACCTAAACGCGACCtttctttgacctttgactCAAGTCACTCACCTGACTCAGGAAGAAGGCGCTCGCGAAATCCGTGCAAGGCCAATCGGACTCACTCAAAGCCGGATACCGCGGGGGATCCGGAGCTCAAAGACCAAAGTCAGGACTCTGAGTTGCCAACGTGTAGTAGCTCCGCCCCCTCGCTGTCTCCTCCGCAGCAGACGCGGCGCATGGACGTCCCTCCACTCCTGAAACGCGCCAGTCCCGTTCGCTCCCACAACCGGAACACGCCGCCGCCATTAAAGCACAAAGACGCAGGAACTCCGCAACTGTCGCCCGTCGCGGCGCTCTTCTCCGAAGCAGACTCTCATGACTCAAACCTGACGCCGCCCCTCACTGAATCCCGTTTGCCCACAGGCGATGACGTCATCCCCCCGATTTCAACGCTCAAGAAACACTTTGCGGGCTCTTTGGCGCTGAGAGGAGTCTCAGGGTCTGCGGGCGGCCCGGCGACTCCTGCTGACATCAGCAACCACAAACCTCCCGTTGATTACCGCTCATCTTTTGGGTCTGACGACAGTTCAGCAAATATTGGATCTTTACTTTTACCAATCAGTTTTTATTCTCCTTCGTTACATTCCAGCTGTGACGGCTGGCCTTCACAGAGTCTTAGATTTCCACCCGTTAACTTTCTTCCTGCGAATTCTGTTTCTCCTGTTAATTTCCACTCGATGGAGCCCGGCTGGTCCAAACTGCCTCATGCCAACTACACTTCTGTCGGTCACGGGGAAAAGACCGCCGGCCTAAGTTCTTCTCGGGTTCCTCCCGATGACTTCCATGGTGCTAGAGACGCAGCGGCAGGTAGCGGCGTTTCTAACGATGTGTCTTCTACTCTCTTGGCTTCGACCGTTGAAGCAAGGACTCACAATTCCTCCTCACCCGTCGAGGATCTGTCCTCGAGGTCCAGATCTCCTGGTGAGTTCCACTCGATGGAGCCCCGCTGGTCCAGACCGGCTCACACTGACTCTACTTCGGTCAGTCACGGGAAAAAGACCGTCGGCCTAAGTTCCTCTCGGGTTCCTCCCGATGACTTCCATGTTGCCAGAAGTAAAGGTGCTGGAGACACAGCGGCAGGTAGCGGCGTTTCTAACAATGTGTCTTCGACTCTCTTAGCGTTGACCGTTGAAGCCAGGACTCACGATTCCTCCTCACCCGTTGACTCCCACTCTTCCAGCAAGGGAGACAATCTGTCCCAGAGGGTGAGAAGTCCTGAACGTACCGTCCACTCTTCCAGTGCAGCTTCAGACGGACTGACAGGCGGTAGAACTTCTTCAACAGTCAATCACGAAGGTCACCTACCGCCCAACGCGAGCTTAAATTCTCACATTACCCCGAGTCAACGCGAGGGACGCCTCAACCACGCCGCCTTACCCTCGTCTGTGTTTGACTTGGTGACCGCGGAGGATGATTCGCAGTCGGAGCGCGTCGCCGATTCCCAACCAAAACTTCACAACCACTTTGATGCGAAGTCCGTGTCGCAGGTTCCCGTTGACGCGCTCTCAGAACAGAATCTCGCCATGGACTCAAAAAGCTCTCACGGGGACTTTGAAAAAGACGGACGCGTCCCCAACTCTGACGCCTCCGGTGGCGCCCGATCGGACTCAGTCGCCCGTTGA
- the LOC131456318 gene encoding atrial natriuretic peptide receptor 1-like, with amino-acid sequence MKKHQRFCFLLWTSVCCVAPTRCWHDLDNSEYDCWPLDKPNDQNMIDCGGLEMAWVVRPPETVKSGEVFGVTYSVTARDSFYDWAVKNHIFTHSSIASAEAARRFCEHSDCPANWKDADGENCCIHHANIHSCPLGYMTTESICGPWIPDDGKIFTHTISTSGKMTQTNWSAKVVLIHPGLTSLIAHIRVGEMQVALEAKSNVLPAVVCGDSICEEAELCSICPADCGQCPMAPTTKLSIGLPLSSLCLCLILTAVWLRYQKQKLLWDESWIIDFWTIKQDHEARLTTGSIMSVPMAHSDSNTSCMTALSSCVGQPGNRKTLFTCTGIYDGRTVAIKKIQTKTFSLSRTIRQEVKQIRELDHPNLCKFIGGCVEVPNIAIVTEYCPKGSLNDILLNEEIPLNWGFRFSFATDVARGMSYLHQHRICHGRLKSMNCVVDDRWVCKITDFGLRTYRRNDGAEPLSTYHQRLMEVYMPPEFQNTNMEPTLAGDVFSYSIILLEIATRNDPVPAEESNLESTWCPPLPELISSKSDNNCPCPADYVELIRRCRSHNPVQRPTFDQIKKFVQRVNPVKVSPVDMMMNLMEKYSKHLEVLVAERTQDLMLEKQKTDRLLYSMLPKQVADDLRQGKPLQAQSYVSATVFFSDIVGFTQLSCSSTPYQVVDFLNKLYTTFDDIIDNYDVYKVETIGDAYMVVSGVPQENGILHASEIASMALDLVGVCRTFRIPHKPSMQLQIRAGIHSGPLVAGVVGTKMPRYCLFGDTVNTASRMESTSLALKIQCSSSVFYLLEEIGGYVLECRGTLQVKGKGDMITHWLVGKQTSRDTKTTKHVTMETETAMKEKERELYSSIPGFLNNDDDDLLLDQS; translated from the exons atgaaGAAACATcagaggttttgttttcttctctgg ACGAGTGTTTGCTGCGTCGCTCCGACGCGTTGTTGGCACGACTTGGACAACAGCGAGTACGACTGTTGGCCTCTCGACAAACCAAACGACCAGAACATGATCGACTGTGGAG GTCTGGAAATGGCCTGGGTGGTGCGTCCACCTGAGACGGTGAAGAGCGGCGAGGTGTTCGGCGTCACATACTCGGTCACCGCGCGGGACTCTTTCTACGACTGGGCGGTCAAAAACCACATCTTCACACACAG TTCCATCGCGAGCGCGGAAGCAGCTCGGAGGTTCTGCGAACACAGCGACTGTCCGGCCAACTGGAAAGACGCAGACGGCGAGAACTGCTGCATCCATCACGCCAACATCCACTCCTGTCCGCTGGGATacatg ACAACAGAGAGCATCTGCGGTCCCTGGATTCCGGATGACGGAAAAATCTTCACGCACACCATCTCCACGTCTGGCAAAATGACACAGACCAACTGGTCAGCGAAG GTGGTTTTGATCCATCCTGGTCTAACCTCGCTCATCGCTCACATACGAGTCGGTGAGATGCAGGTGGCTCTGGAGGCCAAGAGCAATGTACTTCCTGCTGTGG TTTGTGGAGACAGCATATgtgaggaggcggagctttgTTCCATTTGCCCTGCTGACTGTGGCCAATGCCCAATGGCCCCGACCACCAAGTTGTCCATTGGCCTCCCGCTCAGCTCCCTCTGCCTTTGCTTAATACTGACCGCTGTG TGGCTGAGGTACCAGAAACAGAAACTGCTGTGGGACGAGAGCTGGATCATCGACTTCTGGACAATAAAACAAG aCCATGAGGCTCGTTTGACCACGGGCAGTATCATGAGTGTACCGATGGCGCACAGTGACAGTAATACCAGCTGTATGACTGCTCTCAGCTCATGTGTGGGACAACCGGGGAACCGGAAAACACTATTCACCTGCACCGGGATTTA TGACGGCAGAACGGTGGCCATAAAGAAGATTCAAACAAAGACGTTCTCTCTGTCCAGAACcatcagacaggaagtcaaacaaaTCCG GGAACTTGATCACCCAAATCTTTGTAAGTTCATTGGAGGATGTGTTGAGGTTCCAAACATCGCCATAGTGACCGAGTACTGTCCGAAAGGAAGCCTTAACGACATTCTCCTGAACGAGGAAATCCCTCTCAACTGGGGCTTCCG GTTTTCCTTCGCCACAGACGTCGCCAGAGGGATGTCATACCTTCACCAACACAGGATCTGCCATGGTCGACTCAAGTCCATGAACTGCGTCGTAGACGACCGCTGGGTTTGTAAAATAACAG ATTTCGGACTGAGGACGTATCGCAGGAATGATGGGGCGGAGCCTCTCTCCACCTATCACCAGAGACTCATGGAGGTGTACATGCCACCCGAgtttcaaaacacaaacatggagcCAACACTGGCTGGAGACGTGTTTAG TTATTCCATCATCCTCTTGGAGATCGCGACTCGCAACGACCCTGTCCCT GCAGAAGAGTCTAACCTGGAGTCCACCTGGTGTCCTCCTCTACCTGAGCTGATCTCCAGCAAATCCGACAACAACTGTCCATGTCCTGCTGACTATGTAGAG CTGATCCGACGATGCCGCTCTCATAACCCTGTCCAGCGACCCACGTTTGACCAAATCAAGAAGTTTGTCCAACGCGTCAACCCCGTCAAAGTCAGCCCGGTGGACATGATGATGAACCTG ATGGAGAAGTACAGTAAACATCTGGAGGTGTTGGTGGCTGAGCGAACTCAAGATCTGATGCTTGAGAAACAGAAAACCGACCGGCTGCTCTACA GTATGCTTCCTAAGCAGGTAGCTGATGATCTACGTCAGGGTAAACCACTGCAGGCTCAGAGTTACGTCAGCGCTACTGTCTTCTTCAG TGACATCGTGGGCTTCACGCAGCTCTCCTGCAGCAGCACTCCATACCAGGTCGTGGATTTCCTCAACAAACTCTACACGACATTTGACGACATCATCGACAACTATGACGTCTACAAGGTGGAAACCATCGGAGACGCGT acATGGTGGTGTCGGGCGTGCCGCAGGAGAACGGTATCCTGCACGCCTCGGAGATCGCCAGCATGGCTCTGGACCTGGTGGGCGTCTGTCGCACCTTCAGGATCCCTCACAAGCCCAGCATGCAGCTGCAGATACGAGCCGGGATTCACTCCG GTCCACTGGTCGCCGGGGTTGTTGGTACGAAGATGCCTCGTTACTGTCTCTTTGGAGACACGGTCAACACGGCATCCAGGATGGAGTCCACCAGCCTCG CTCTGAAGATCCAGTGCAGCTCCAGTGTGTTTTACCTGCTGGAGGAGATCGGAGGCTACGTGCTGGAGTGTAGAGGAACACTGCAGGTCAAG GGTAAAGGCGACATGATCACTCACTGGCTGGTGGGGAAGCAGACGTCCAGGGACACCAAGACCACCAAACACGTCAccatggagacagagacagcgatgaaagagaaagagagggagctgTACTCGTCCATACCCGGGTTCCTgaacaacgacgacgacgaccTGCTCCTGGATCAGTCCTGA
- the LOC131456456 gene encoding nephronectin, producing MLLLLTRISLVLLSWSCTWSRAELLQHDSWEDEPASLSLSAGLCRYGNSVECCWGWRHTERGRCQPHCQQGCKHGECVGPDRCKCHPGFSGKACNQDLNECGLKPRPCKHRCMNTLGSFKCYCVDGYTLQADGSCRNAQTCYHANCQYGCEVSKGVVRCTCPSPGLRLGPDKRTCVDIDECASGGRGMCPRHRKCVNTFGSFLCKCHHGFKLMYINGRYVCIDRDTRPFCSVNPTSPKCRCRDGRCSAVPKVTLELQRPRTTTPISPVTTAPQPVTTTTTTAAATLPVTDEISTTTPVTTTTTPATTTTIPVTRTTTPVTTTTTPVTRTTTPVTTTTTPVTTITTPVTTTPVTMTTTPVTTTPVTMTTTPVTTTPVTMTTTPVTTTTTPVTTTPVTTTTTPVTTPVTTTTPVTTPVTTTTTPVTTPVTTTTTPVTTTAPVTTTTHVTTTTTPVTMTTTPVTTTTTPVTTPNTVESAVSTLRVTTISMVTTTLNNRINKDVTHKPRGDVHIPRHPDNNQVWEFDIELGNTGEYDVGDDPEAGVLRCTFDHGACDWLSDREGDLHWETAENPAGGRFLSVPELKAGQRSFRGARLAAHVARSWSHGDLCFSFSHWLTGHHVGVLQLFVRKRGRDQRYSPALWSRTGGHGWRHTQVTLTTHSLDRVLLKVERKHGRHGQIAIDDVTLRRGACR from the exons atgctgctgctgttgacccGGATCAGCCTGGTTCTCCTGTCCTGGTCCTGCACGTGGAGCcgagctgagctgctgcagcacgACAG ctggGAGGACGAGCCGgcgtccctgtccctgtccgcCGGTCTGTGTCGCTATGGCAATAGCGTGGAGTGTTGCTGGGGCTGGAGACACACGGAGCGAGGACGATGTCAGC cTCACTGTCAGCAGGGCTGTAAACATGGAGAGTGTGTCGGACCAGACAGATGCAAATGTCACCCGGGATTCAGCGGGAAGGCCTGTAACCAag atCTGAACGAGTGTGGTCTGAAGCCTCGTCCCTGTAAACATCGCTGCATGAACACGCTGGGCAGCTTCAAGTGTTACTGTGTGGACGGATACACACTGCAGGCGGACGGCAGCTGCAGGA acgcTCAGACCTGTTACCATGCCAACTGTCAGTACGGCTGTGAGGTGTCCAAGGGCGTGGTCCGCTGCACCTGCCCGTCGCCAGGGTTACGGCTGGGACCGGACAAACGCACGTGTGTCG acattgACGAGTGTGCGTCCGGCGGCAGGGGGATGTGTCCTcgtcacaggaagtgtgtgaaCACGTTTGGGAGCTTCCTGTGTAAATGTCACCATGGTTTCAAACTCATGTACATTAACGGACGTTACGTCTGCATCG ACAGAGACACTCGTCCGTTCTGCTCTGTGAACCCGACGTCTCCAAAGTGCAGGTGCAGAGACGGCAGGTGTTCAG ctgttcctaaagtcacacTGGAGCTACAAAGACCAAGAACTACAACTCCCATCAGCCCCGTCACCACTGCTCCTCAGCCTGTCACCACGACaaccaccacagcagcagcaactctgCCAGTTACAGACGAAATATCTACAACTACACCTGTTACTACGACAACTACACCTGCTACTACGACAACTATACCTGTTACTAGGACAACTACACCTGTTACTACGACAACTACACCTGTTACTAGGACAACTACACCTGTtactacaacaactacaccTGTTACTACAATAACTACACCTGTAACTACAACACCTGTTACTATGACAACTACACCTGTTACTACAACACCTGTTACTATGACAACTACACCTGTAACTACAACACCTGTTACTATGACAACTACACCTGTTACTACGACAACTACACCTGTTACTACAACACCTGTtactacaacaactacaccTGTTACTACACCTGTTACTACAACTACACCTGTTACAACACCTGTtactacaacaactacaccTGTAACAACACCTGTTACTACGACAACTACACCTGTTACTACAACTGCACCTGTTACAACAACTACACATGTTACTACGACAACTACACCTGTTACTATGACAACTACACCTGTTACTACGACAACTACACCTGTTACTACGCCTAATACAGTGGAATCAGCTGTCTCCACACTGCGCGTCACCACCATCTCCATggtaacaacaacattaaacaaCCGGATCAACAAGGACGTGACACACAAACCGAGAGGAGACGTGcaca ttccTCGTCATCCTGACAATAACCAGGTGTGGGAGTTTGACATCGAGCTGGGAAACACGGGCGAGTACGACGTCGGCGACGatcctg agGCAGGCGTGCTCCGCTGCACCTTTGATCACGGAGCGTGTGATTGGCTGTCGGACAGAGAGGGAGATCTTCACTGGGAAACAGCTGAAAACCCtgcag gtggGCGTTTCCTGTCCGTCCCAGAGCTGAAGGCGGGGCAGAGAAGCTTCCGCGGCGCCCGATTGGCCGCCCACGTCGCCCGATCCTGGAGCCACGGCGACTtgtgtttctccttctctcaTTGGCTGACAGGACATCATGTGGGCGTGCTGCAGCTGTTTGTCCGCAAAAGGGGGCGGGACCAAAG GTACAGCCCCGCCCTCTGGAGCAGGACAGGCGGACACggctggagacacacacaggttaccTTGACGACGCACTCGCTGGACAGg gtgttgtTGAAGGTCGAGCGGAAGCACGGGCGACATGGACAGATCGCCATCGATGATGTCACACTGAGGCGGGGGGCGTGTCGATGA